A window of the Desulfopila inferna genome harbors these coding sequences:
- a CDS encoding shikimate kinase — protein MISNNSNIILIGMPGSGKSTVGVILAKLTSKGFIDGDVLIQTTEGKTLQDIVNEDGHMELRRIEERVLLSINCDNHVISPGGSAAYSSKAMNYLRSNGIVVFLHTDLETLRARIKNYETRGLAKGPDQTFDDLFRERMALYTEYADITVETSSKAQEEVAEEILRLALQQGNNL, from the coding sequence ATGATATCGAACAACTCAAACATCATCCTCATAGGCATGCCGGGCTCCGGGAAAAGTACCGTAGGCGTAATTCTAGCCAAACTGACTTCTAAAGGATTTATCGACGGTGATGTTCTCATCCAGACAACCGAGGGAAAAACGCTGCAGGACATAGTCAACGAGGATGGGCACATGGAGTTGCGCCGCATCGAAGAACGGGTGCTGCTGTCGATCAACTGCGACAATCATGTTATTTCCCCGGGAGGAAGCGCGGCCTACAGTTCGAAAGCCATGAATTATCTGCGTTCAAACGGTATCGTAGTCTTTCTCCATACTGACCTGGAAACACTGAGAGCGCGGATTAAGAACTATGAGACCAGGGGACTGGCCAAGGGACCGGATCAAACCTTTGACGATCTTTTCCGGGAAAGAATGGCCTTATATACCGAATATGCCGACATTACTGTGGAAACCAGTAGTAAAGCGCAGGAAGAAGTGGCTGAGGAAATACTCCGGCTGGCTCTGCAACAGGGAAATAATCTGTAA
- a CDS encoding nitrous oxide-stimulated promoter family protein, which produces MKKHTSNFQHARLAKEYRTIRAMIKIYCQAHHTSSIDIELCGECLKLRNYAQQRLQNCPFQQNKPTCGNCTIHCYKKEMREQIKTVMKYSGPRMIYRHPIMAFRHLLDGRRKPESAEK; this is translated from the coding sequence ATGAAAAAGCATACCAGCAACTTCCAACATGCACGGTTGGCAAAGGAATACAGGACGATCCGTGCTATGATAAAAATCTATTGCCAAGCGCACCATACCTCTTCTATCGATATTGAACTCTGCGGGGAGTGCCTCAAACTACGTAACTATGCGCAACAGCGATTACAGAATTGCCCATTTCAACAAAACAAGCCGACCTGCGGTAACTGTACCATCCATTGCTATAAAAAAGAGATGCGGGAACAAATCAAGACCGTTATGAAGTATTCCGGTCCCCGGATGATTTACCGCCACCCAATCATGGCCTTTCGTCACCTGCTCGACGGACGGAGGAAGCCTGAAAGTGCAGAAAAATGA
- a CDS encoding DUF1731 domain-containing protein, with product MNVFISGSSSILASALIESYFQKGCTLFINDEMPEESETTTDFLEKITNGQHMDLVLLLHGEDFLTGGLSRSNLRRRAKLQIQYTTSICQYFSSLPRKPQTILLGSSALIYQQAMQEMAVENSPAGGDFPADLFQHLESSTRSAEMSGIRVLHLRFGQLVSRTAEPAFPRLPLFRHFVPSVFQESKCMISWVSQEDAIRAIAYILQEEGISSPVNITSGDVLPRSEFFKTAVAKFNLRRTFPLPASLIRLLSGREAADFLKASTRVIPLKLMESGFLFEDISLQEYLLK from the coding sequence ATGAATGTTTTTATTTCCGGCTCTTCTTCGATCCTGGCGTCGGCGCTAATCGAATCCTATTTCCAGAAAGGCTGTACGCTTTTCATCAACGATGAAATGCCTGAAGAGAGTGAGACAACAACAGATTTTCTTGAGAAAATAACAAATGGACAACATATGGATCTGGTCCTTCTCCTTCATGGAGAAGATTTTTTAACCGGCGGCCTGAGCCGAAGTAACCTACGTAGGAGAGCGAAACTGCAGATACAGTACACCACCAGTATCTGTCAGTATTTCAGCAGCCTGCCCCGCAAACCCCAAACCATACTGCTGGGATCATCCGCGCTGATCTACCAACAGGCAATGCAGGAAATGGCTGTCGAAAATTCACCCGCCGGCGGTGATTTTCCCGCTGATTTATTTCAACACTTGGAATCCTCAACCAGATCCGCAGAAATGAGTGGAATTCGAGTCCTCCACCTTCGTTTCGGCCAGCTCGTTTCCAGAACGGCAGAACCCGCTTTCCCACGACTTCCATTGTTCCGTCACTTTGTACCCTCGGTTTTTCAGGAGTCGAAATGCATGATAAGCTGGGTGAGCCAGGAAGACGCCATACGGGCAATCGCCTATATTTTGCAGGAAGAGGGAATTTCGAGTCCGGTGAATATCACCTCTGGAGATGTTCTTCCGAGATCTGAATTTTTTAAGACGGCAGTTGCAAAATTCAACCTGCGTAGAACTTTTCCCCTGCCGGCATCCCTCATTCGATTGCTCTCCGGCCGGGAAGCCGCAGACTTTCTGAAGGCAAGCACAAGGGTGATCCCCTTAAAGCTTATGGAATCCGGTTTTCTTTTTGAGGATATTTCCCTGCAGGAATACCTGCTGAAATAA
- a CDS encoding phosphoribosylaminoimidazolesuccinocarboxamide synthase yields the protein MTTPLLTTECPDLDLVHRGKVRDMYAIDGHDDKLLMVATDRISAYDVVMDDAIPGKGEILTRISIFWFDLLKDVVENHLICADVDEYPEVCRQYREQLENRSMLVKKTKPLPVECIVRGYLSGSFWNAYQKNHVVCGFDLGDGLQESDKLPEPLFTPSTKAAIGDHDVNISYQEMEEIIGSDISRKIKHASIELYTRAADYARSKGIIIADTKFELGEYNGEIILIDEVLTPDSSRFWPLEGYMPGKGQPSYDKQFLRDYLSSLQWNKTPPPPKLPGEIVEKTQQRYQEALQLITGR from the coding sequence ATGACAACTCCATTACTTACCACGGAATGCCCGGACCTGGACCTCGTTCATCGGGGCAAGGTAAGAGACATGTATGCCATCGACGGACATGACGACAAACTGCTTATGGTCGCCACTGACAGGATTTCCGCCTATGATGTGGTGATGGATGATGCCATACCCGGCAAGGGAGAAATACTTACCCGGATCTCTATCTTCTGGTTTGATCTGCTCAAAGATGTGGTCGAAAATCATCTTATCTGCGCCGATGTGGATGAGTATCCTGAAGTGTGCAGACAATACCGCGAGCAGTTGGAGAACCGCTCGATGCTTGTCAAAAAGACAAAGCCTCTACCGGTGGAATGCATTGTGCGCGGTTATCTTTCCGGCTCATTCTGGAATGCCTACCAGAAAAATCATGTGGTCTGTGGCTTTGATCTGGGTGATGGCTTGCAGGAATCGGACAAGCTGCCTGAGCCGCTGTTCACGCCTTCCACTAAGGCTGCAATCGGTGATCATGATGTCAATATCTCATATCAGGAGATGGAGGAAATTATCGGCAGCGATATTTCAAGAAAGATTAAACATGCCAGTATTGAACTCTATACCAGAGCTGCTGACTATGCGCGCAGCAAAGGGATTATCATAGCTGATACAAAGTTCGAACTTGGAGAGTACAATGGTGAAATCATCCTGATTGACGAGGTGCTTACTCCGGATTCATCGAGGTTCTGGCCTCTTGAGGGATATATGCCGGGTAAAGGACAGCCAAGCTACGATAAACAGTTTCTCCGGGATTACCTCTCTTCGCTGCAGTGGAATAAAACTCCACCGCCGCCGAAACTGCCTGGGGAAATAGTGGAAAAAACCCAGCAACGTTACCAGGAAGCTCTTCAACTCATCACCGGCAGGTAG